One genomic window of Arthrobacter sp. KBS0703 includes the following:
- a CDS encoding thioesterase domain-containing protein, which translates to MPYEGAAGQAGQGKRPGADAARLLRRAAELKRFSRRTFLAGAGASSVLAADMLLTRQVQEERQVNKILVVEDDFAKSYFPNASWILFPGYKTSWEEAQWILNSLRGTLRQRGQLAAVGYSNLGLDIDQLVIAVIEHVRANKLTKLYFYGHSFGGMVATQVAARLLELHGAEVELIVLDSSPYSKYDVLDQSWFDGVVFLYESGFRIPSVLRGSYELGERVVHKDERTWRQILDQTLEQLSPIAPSSVLIQSESAYIYHFDATRFAGRIGTTKMAYIGNPRDQTVNYQTARQSWARTFADNMVSSDRQTDGALPAHASPGWNPFVYRPILAALQDEIFPLPSGGRKMTPF; encoded by the coding sequence GTGCCATACGAAGGAGCCGCTGGTCAGGCGGGTCAGGGGAAGCGGCCGGGCGCAGACGCAGCCCGGCTGCTCCGGCGTGCCGCGGAGCTGAAGCGGTTCTCACGGCGGACATTCCTCGCCGGGGCGGGCGCTTCGTCCGTGCTGGCAGCTGACATGCTGCTGACCCGGCAGGTCCAGGAGGAGCGCCAGGTCAACAAGATCCTGGTGGTGGAGGACGACTTCGCGAAGAGCTACTTCCCGAATGCCAGCTGGATCCTGTTCCCGGGCTACAAGACCAGCTGGGAAGAAGCCCAGTGGATCCTGAACTCGCTGCGCGGAACGCTGCGCCAGCGCGGGCAGCTGGCGGCCGTGGGCTATTCCAACCTTGGCCTGGACATCGACCAGCTGGTCATCGCCGTGATCGAGCACGTCCGGGCCAACAAGCTCACCAAGCTCTACTTCTACGGGCACAGCTTCGGCGGCATGGTCGCGACCCAGGTGGCGGCCCGGCTGCTCGAACTCCACGGCGCCGAGGTGGAGCTGATCGTGCTCGACTCCAGCCCCTACAGCAAGTACGACGTCCTCGACCAGAGCTGGTTCGACGGCGTGGTGTTCCTGTACGAAAGCGGCTTCCGGATCCCGTCCGTGCTGCGCGGAAGCTACGAGTTGGGGGAGCGTGTGGTGCACAAGGACGAGCGCACGTGGCGGCAGATCCTGGATCAAACACTGGAGCAGCTGTCGCCGATTGCCCCGTCCAGCGTGCTGATCCAGTCCGAGTCGGCCTACATCTACCACTTCGACGCCACCCGGTTTGCGGGCCGGATCGGGACGACCAAGATGGCTTACATCGGAAACCCCCGGGACCAGACCGTCAATTACCAGACCGCCCGCCAGTCCTGGGCCCGGACGTTCGCCGACAACATGGTGTCCTCGGACCGTCAGACGGACGGAGCGTTGCCCGCCCACGCCAGCCCGGGCTGGAATCCGTTCGTCTACCGGCCCATCCTGGCGGCATTGCAGGACGAGATCTTCCCGCTGCCGTCCGGCGGGCGGAAAATGACGCCGTTCTAG
- a CDS encoding O-acetylhomoserine aminocarboxypropyltransferase/cysteine synthase family protein: MADRKFGFRTRALHAGGTPDAEHGARAVPIYQTTSFVFKDTQDAANLFALQKYGNIYSRIGNPTVAAFEERIASLEGGIGAVATSSGMAAEFITFAALTQAGDHIVAASQLYGGTVTQLDVTLRRFGVDTTFVPGTDPADYAAAVRENTKAIFVEVVANPSSEVQDLEGLAKVAHDAGIPLVVDATLSTPYLVRPIEHGADIVIHSATKFLGGHGTTLGGVIVESGRFNWGNGKFPTMTEPVASYGNVSWWGNFGEYGFLTKLRCEQLRDIGPALSPLSAFQLLQGVETLPQRLDEHLKNAKAVAEWLEADERVAYVNFSGLPSHPHFERAQKYLPLGPGSVFSFGVKGGRAAGQKFIESLQLASHLANVGDSRTLVIHPGSTTHQQLSPVQLESAGVPEDLVRISVGLEDIDDILWDLDQALDAASAPVVETAETLVSAGSPSGEATTEADTCTIGARA, from the coding sequence ATGGCCGACCGCAAGTTCGGTTTCCGCACCCGCGCCCTGCACGCCGGCGGCACCCCCGACGCCGAGCACGGCGCCCGCGCGGTGCCCATCTACCAGACCACGTCTTTCGTGTTCAAGGACACCCAGGACGCCGCCAACCTCTTCGCCCTGCAGAAGTACGGCAACATCTACTCGCGCATCGGCAACCCCACCGTGGCGGCGTTCGAGGAACGCATCGCCTCGCTTGAGGGCGGCATCGGCGCGGTCGCAACGTCGTCGGGCATGGCCGCGGAATTCATCACCTTCGCCGCGCTCACCCAGGCCGGCGACCACATCGTGGCTGCCTCCCAGCTCTACGGCGGAACCGTCACCCAACTGGATGTCACCCTGCGCCGCTTCGGCGTCGACACCACGTTCGTTCCCGGCACCGACCCCGCCGACTACGCGGCCGCCGTCCGGGAGAACACCAAGGCGATCTTCGTCGAGGTGGTGGCCAACCCGTCGTCGGAGGTCCAGGACCTTGAGGGCCTGGCGAAGGTGGCGCACGACGCCGGCATCCCCCTGGTCGTGGACGCCACCTTGAGCACGCCGTACCTCGTGCGGCCGATCGAACACGGCGCGGACATCGTGATCCATTCCGCCACCAAGTTCCTGGGCGGACACGGCACAACGCTGGGCGGCGTGATCGTGGAGAGCGGCCGGTTCAACTGGGGCAACGGCAAGTTCCCCACCATGACCGAGCCGGTGGCCTCCTACGGCAACGTCTCCTGGTGGGGCAACTTCGGCGAGTACGGCTTCCTCACCAAGCTGCGCTGCGAGCAGTTGCGCGACATCGGGCCGGCCCTTTCGCCGCTGTCTGCCTTCCAGCTGCTGCAGGGGGTGGAAACCCTCCCGCAGCGCCTGGACGAGCACCTGAAGAACGCCAAGGCCGTCGCTGAGTGGCTCGAGGCGGATGAGCGCGTGGCCTACGTGAATTTCTCCGGGCTGCCGTCCCACCCGCACTTTGAGCGGGCGCAGAAGTATTTGCCGCTGGGTCCCGGCTCGGTGTTCTCCTTCGGGGTGAAGGGCGGCCGTGCGGCGGGACAGAAGTTCATCGAGTCCCTGCAGCTCGCCTCGCACCTGGCCAACGTAGGCGACTCCCGGACCCTGGTGATCCACCCCGGCTCCACCACGCACCAGCAGCTCAGTCCCGTGCAGCTCGAGTCTGCAGGTGTCCCGGAGGACCTGGTCCGCATCTCGGTGGGCCTCGAGGACATCGACGACATCCTGTGGGACCTGGACCAGGCCCTGGACGCGGCGTCGGCACCGGTGGTCGAGACTGCAGAGACCCTGGTTTCGGCAGGCTCGCCCAGCGGCGAGGCAACCACCGAAGCCGACACCTGCACGATTGGAGCACGGGCATGA
- a CDS encoding DUF3151 domain-containing protein yields MSDEFRKNLMGPEPTLLPAETEVSAQLDAGQEALDLVAKHPTSSQLWAVLAKEAWAEGRTIEAYAYARVGYHRGLDSLRRNGWRGVGPIPWEHEPNRGFLRALYWLGSASAAIGETEETERIEKFLNDSDPAAKAAIQGENLN; encoded by the coding sequence GTGTCTGACGAGTTCCGCAAGAACCTGATGGGCCCCGAGCCCACGCTCCTGCCTGCCGAGACCGAGGTCTCCGCGCAGCTGGACGCGGGCCAGGAAGCACTGGACCTCGTGGCCAAACACCCCACGTCGTCGCAGTTGTGGGCCGTGCTCGCCAAGGAAGCGTGGGCGGAGGGGCGCACCATTGAGGCCTACGCCTACGCGCGGGTGGGCTACCACCGCGGCCTTGACTCGCTGCGCCGCAACGGCTGGCGCGGAGTGGGTCCCATTCCGTGGGAGCACGAGCCCAACCGCGGCTTCCTGCGGGCGCTGTACTGGCTCGGAAGCGCGTCTGCGGCCATCGGTGAGACTGAGGAAACGGAACGCATCGAGAAGTTCCTGAACGACTCGGATCCGGCGGCCAAGGCCGCCATCCAGGGCGAAAACCTCAACTGA
- a CDS encoding RNA methyltransferase — MTQTPGTPAEPQPAAEETPEPKPEVGVGPWEGEWPQGDHWDPDLLSDGDRRNVVDKYRYWKHEAIVADLDSKRHDFHIAIENWQHDLNIGTVVRTANAFLAKEVHIIGRRRWNRRGAMVTDRYQHVRHHPTVEDFVAWAQGEGLAIIGIDIFPDSVPLETYELPRKCVLVFGQEGPGLTPEVHEAAEATLSIEQFGSTRSINAGSAAAIAMHAWVRRHVFSQHV, encoded by the coding sequence GTGACTCAAACGCCCGGGACCCCAGCAGAACCCCAACCAGCCGCAGAGGAAACGCCGGAGCCAAAGCCGGAGGTCGGCGTCGGGCCCTGGGAAGGCGAGTGGCCGCAAGGCGACCACTGGGACCCGGACCTCCTCTCGGACGGAGACCGGCGGAACGTAGTGGACAAATACCGCTACTGGAAGCACGAGGCGATCGTGGCGGACCTCGATTCCAAGCGCCACGACTTCCACATCGCCATCGAAAACTGGCAGCACGACCTCAACATCGGCACCGTGGTGCGCACCGCCAATGCCTTCCTAGCCAAAGAGGTGCACATCATCGGACGACGACGGTGGAACCGCCGCGGGGCAATGGTCACCGACCGCTACCAGCACGTCCGCCACCACCCCACCGTGGAGGACTTCGTCGCCTGGGCGCAGGGGGAGGGGCTGGCGATCATCGGGATCGACATCTTCCCGGACTCGGTGCCGCTGGAGACGTATGAACTGCCGCGGAAGTGCGTGCTGGTCTTCGGGCAGGAAGGCCCGGGACTGACCCCGGAGGTGCATGAAGCCGCCGAGGCCACGTTGTCGATCGAACAGTTCGGCTCCACGCGCTCCATCAACGCAGGCTCGGCGGCGGCGATTGCCATGCACGCGTGGGTGCGGCGCCACGTCTTCAGCCAGCACGTATAG
- a CDS encoding RNA polymerase sigma factor: MAVQLTDDELAAALAGDPSGFSAVYSIISPAVLGYFRARGVDDAEALTQDVFVDVLPKLVGVKGGHSGLRTFIFSVAHARLVDHRRRYARAPQLTEYDPLADERYSSSAEDEVLGSLGGMSSTLAMLNDEQREVLVLRIVADLSVEQVAGIMNKTPGAIKQLQRRGLIALRELVKEKDYTPS; this comes from the coding sequence TTGGCAGTTCAGCTGACCGATGACGAATTGGCAGCCGCGTTGGCTGGCGATCCTTCAGGTTTCAGCGCCGTCTACAGCATTATTTCCCCTGCCGTGCTCGGTTATTTCCGGGCCCGCGGCGTTGACGACGCCGAAGCCCTCACACAGGACGTCTTCGTTGATGTCCTGCCCAAACTCGTTGGCGTCAAAGGCGGTCACTCGGGCCTGCGGACCTTCATTTTCTCGGTGGCCCATGCCCGGCTCGTCGACCACCGGCGCCGGTACGCCAGAGCACCCCAGCTGACCGAATACGATCCCCTGGCTGACGAACGGTATTCCAGCTCCGCCGAAGACGAGGTCCTCGGCTCGCTGGGCGGTATGTCCTCCACCCTGGCCATGCTCAACGACGAGCAGCGTGAAGTCCTGGTACTGCGGATCGTCGCGGACCTCTCCGTCGAACAGGTGGCCGGCATCATGAACAAGACCCCGGGCGCGATCAAGCAGCTCCAGCGCCGCGGACTAATAGCCCTGCGCGAACTCGTTAAGGAAAAGGACTACACACCATCATGA
- the sfnG gene encoding dimethylsulfone monooxygenase SfnG codes for MNDISNVARLSEPLKFAYWVPNVSGGLVVSTIEQRTGWDFDYNKKLARIAEDSGFEYALTQTRYAASYGADKQHEATSFSLALLAATERLKVISAVHPGMWHPGVLAKYIITADHISNGRAAVNIVSGWLKNEFTSFGLEWLEHDERYVRTEEFIRVLRGLWTEQEYSQSGKYYNITDFTLNPAPVDVPGRAHPEIFFGGNSTAAQATAGRVADWYFSNGKDLEGFKENIAGVVAASGESQRGTEGRLAAPRFGLNGFVIARDSAKEARDTLREIVEKAHKPAVQGFRDAVQEAGASTKDGKGMWADSSFEDLVQYNDGFKTQLIGTPEQIAERIVEFKKIGVNLFLTGYLHFQEEVAAFGQDILPIVRELEADLARKNGTELDLSGTPVAAAAESVAV; via the coding sequence GACATCAGCAACGTTGCCCGTCTTTCCGAGCCGCTCAAGTTCGCCTACTGGGTCCCCAATGTTTCCGGCGGCCTGGTGGTCTCCACCATCGAACAGCGCACCGGCTGGGACTTCGACTACAACAAGAAGCTGGCCCGGATCGCCGAGGACTCCGGCTTCGAATACGCCCTGACGCAGACCCGCTACGCCGCCTCCTACGGTGCCGACAAGCAGCACGAGGCCACGTCCTTCAGCCTCGCCCTCCTGGCGGCCACCGAGCGCCTCAAGGTCATCTCCGCCGTCCACCCCGGCATGTGGCACCCCGGCGTGCTGGCCAAGTACATCATCACCGCGGACCACATCTCCAACGGCCGGGCCGCCGTCAACATCGTCTCCGGCTGGCTCAAGAACGAGTTCACCAGCTTCGGCCTCGAATGGCTGGAGCACGACGAACGCTACGTCCGCACGGAGGAGTTCATCAGGGTCCTGCGGGGCCTCTGGACCGAGCAGGAATACAGCCAGTCCGGCAAGTACTACAACATCACGGACTTCACGCTGAACCCGGCGCCCGTGGACGTTCCCGGCCGCGCGCACCCGGAGATCTTCTTCGGCGGCAACTCCACCGCGGCCCAGGCCACCGCCGGCCGCGTGGCTGACTGGTACTTCTCCAACGGCAAGGACCTGGAGGGCTTCAAGGAGAACATCGCAGGCGTGGTGGCAGCGTCCGGCGAGTCACAGCGCGGCACTGAGGGACGGCTTGCCGCACCCCGTTTCGGCCTCAATGGCTTCGTGATCGCGCGCGACTCCGCAAAAGAGGCCCGCGACACCCTCCGCGAGATCGTGGAGAAGGCGCACAAGCCCGCAGTCCAGGGCTTCCGCGACGCCGTGCAGGAAGCCGGGGCGTCCACGAAGGACGGCAAGGGCATGTGGGCCGACTCGAGCTTCGAGGACCTGGTGCAGTACAACGACGGCTTCAAGACGCAGCTCATCGGCACGCCGGAACAGATCGCGGAGCGGATCGTGGAGTTCAAGAAGATCGGCGTGAACCTGTTCCTCACCGGCTACCTGCACTTCCAGGAGGAAGTCGCCGCGTTCGGCCAGGACATCCTGCCGATCGTCCGTGAACTCGAGGCGGACCTGGCCCGCAAGAACGGCACGGAGCTGGACCTGTCCGGGACGCCGGTTGCCGCAGCCGCTGAGTCGGTGGCTGTCTGA
- the fbaA gene encoding class II fructose-bisphosphate aldolase — protein sequence MPIATPEIYSEMIDRAKAGGFAFPAVNVTSSQTLNAALRGFAEAESDGIVQVSTGGAAYWSGASTKDMVAGSLGFAAFAREVAKNYGVNIALHTDHCPKDKLDGFVLPLLAASEAEVKAGRNPLFNSHMWDGSAETLQENLRIARELLTRTAAAKMILEVEIGTVGGEEDGVEHEINEKLYTTVEDALATIDALGAGENGRYITALTFGNVHGVYKPGGVKLRPEILKDIQAQVGAKIGKDNPFDLVFHGGSGSSDQEIADAVSYGTIKMNIDTDTQYAYTRPVADHMFKNYDGVLKVDGEVGNKKTYDPRVWGASAEAGLAARVVEATQQLGSAGKTF from the coding sequence ATGCCCATTGCAACCCCCGAGATCTACTCCGAGATGATCGACCGCGCAAAGGCGGGCGGCTTCGCATTCCCGGCGGTCAACGTCACCTCTTCCCAGACCCTGAACGCCGCCCTGCGCGGCTTCGCCGAGGCCGAGTCCGACGGCATCGTCCAAGTCTCCACCGGCGGTGCCGCCTACTGGTCCGGCGCCTCCACCAAGGACATGGTTGCCGGCTCCCTGGGCTTCGCCGCATTCGCCCGCGAGGTGGCCAAGAACTACGGTGTCAACATCGCGCTGCACACCGACCACTGCCCCAAGGACAAGCTGGACGGCTTCGTCCTCCCGCTGCTGGCAGCCTCCGAGGCCGAGGTCAAGGCCGGCCGCAACCCGCTCTTCAACTCCCACATGTGGGACGGTTCCGCCGAGACGCTGCAGGAGAACCTGCGCATCGCCCGTGAACTGCTGACGCGCACCGCTGCAGCCAAGATGATCCTCGAGGTCGAGATCGGCACCGTCGGCGGCGAGGAAGACGGCGTCGAGCACGAGATCAACGAGAAGCTCTACACCACCGTGGAAGACGCCCTGGCCACCATCGACGCCCTGGGTGCCGGCGAGAACGGCCGCTACATCACCGCGCTCACCTTCGGCAACGTGCACGGCGTGTACAAGCCGGGCGGCGTGAAGCTGCGCCCGGAGATCCTCAAGGACATCCAGGCCCAGGTGGGAGCCAAGATCGGCAAGGACAACCCGTTCGACCTCGTGTTCCACGGCGGCTCCGGCTCTTCCGACCAGGAAATCGCCGACGCCGTTTCCTACGGCACCATCAAGATGAACATCGACACGGACACCCAGTACGCCTACACGCGTCCCGTGGCCGACCACATGTTCAAGAACTACGACGGAGTGCTCAAGGTGGACGGCGAAGTGGGCAACAAGAAGACCTACGATCCCCGCGTATGGGGCGCTTCCGCCGAGGCCGGCCTCGCCGCCCGTGTTGTTGAAGCCACCCAGCAGCTCGGTTCGGCCGGAAAGACGTTCTAA
- a CDS encoding HAD-IIA family hydrolase — MAKADQVKGNAAVYRSGQDIECWLTDMDGVLVHENQPVPGAAELIQRWVDTSKRFLVLTNNSIFTPRDLAARLRASGLEIPEENIWTSALATAQFLKDQVQGSDSGNRAYTIGEAGLTTALHEAGFILTDQNPDFVVLGETRTYSFEAITMAIRLILAGARFIATNPDATGPSKEGPMPATGAIAALISKATGREPYIVGKPNPMMFRSAMNQIDAHSETTAMIGDRMDTDIIAGMEAGLHTVLVLTGITQREDIAAYPFRPNQVLNSVADLKNQI, encoded by the coding sequence GTGGCAAAAGCGGATCAGGTCAAGGGAAACGCTGCGGTATATCGCAGCGGCCAGGACATCGAGTGCTGGCTGACCGATATGGACGGTGTGCTGGTGCACGAAAACCAGCCGGTCCCGGGAGCGGCCGAGCTGATCCAGCGCTGGGTGGACACGTCCAAGCGGTTCCTGGTGCTGACCAACAACTCCATCTTCACTCCACGGGACCTCGCCGCGAGGCTGCGTGCTTCCGGACTGGAGATCCCGGAGGAGAACATCTGGACCTCGGCCCTGGCCACGGCGCAGTTCCTGAAGGACCAGGTGCAGGGCTCCGACTCCGGCAACCGCGCGTACACCATCGGAGAAGCGGGACTCACGACGGCGCTGCACGAGGCCGGCTTCATCCTCACCGACCAGAATCCCGACTTCGTGGTGCTTGGCGAGACGCGCACGTACTCCTTCGAGGCGATCACCATGGCGATCCGGCTGATCCTGGCGGGGGCGCGTTTCATTGCCACCAACCCCGACGCCACCGGCCCCTCCAAGGAGGGGCCCATGCCGGCCACCGGCGCCATCGCCGCCCTGATCTCCAAGGCGACCGGCCGCGAACCGTACATCGTGGGGAAGCCGAATCCCATGATGTTCCGTTCAGCCATGAACCAGATCGATGCCCACTCCGAAACCACGGCCATGATCGGCGACCGCATGGACACGGACATCATCGCCGGCATGGAGGCGGGGCTGCACACGGTGCTGGTGCTCACCGGAATCACGCAGCGCGAGGACATCGCAGCCTACCCGTTCCGCCCCAACCAGGTGCTGAACTCCGTGGCGGATCTCAAGAACCAGATCTGA
- a CDS encoding GAF and ANTAR domain-containing protein, which translates to MRPSDQALSSVEQIQNLILESADFEDFLNELARYSARQVAGDGDDALCGITLLRDRKAATIGWSSDSAREVDEIQYSLSQGPCLTAAEEEREVHVPDLFEEDRWGPDYANAVASHGLRSVLSLPFNLQGDAKAALNLYSDVPHKFNDVSAARARGYTREISQALRLAVRFSLHTDSATNLRATLESRTVIDIAVGIVMAQNRCSQETAVRILTDASSHSNVKLRDIAASLVNSVGGAEARTHFEEPGKVQAG; encoded by the coding sequence ATGCGCCCGTCGGATCAAGCCCTGAGCAGTGTTGAGCAAATCCAGAACCTCATTCTGGAGAGCGCCGATTTTGAGGACTTCCTCAACGAGCTGGCGCGGTACTCGGCGCGCCAGGTGGCGGGGGACGGTGACGACGCCCTCTGCGGCATCACGCTGCTGAGGGACCGCAAGGCGGCGACGATCGGCTGGAGCAGCGACTCCGCCCGCGAGGTGGATGAAATCCAGTATTCGCTGTCCCAGGGGCCGTGCCTGACGGCTGCGGAGGAAGAACGGGAAGTTCACGTTCCGGATCTCTTCGAAGAAGACCGCTGGGGCCCGGATTACGCCAACGCGGTCGCTTCGCACGGGCTGCGTTCGGTGTTGTCGCTTCCGTTCAATCTGCAGGGGGACGCGAAGGCCGCGCTCAACCTCTACTCCGACGTGCCCCACAAGTTCAACGACGTTTCCGCGGCCCGCGCCCGCGGGTACACCCGGGAGATCTCCCAGGCCCTGCGCCTGGCGGTCAGGTTTTCACTGCACACGGACAGCGCTACCAACCTCCGTGCGACGTTGGAATCGCGGACCGTCATCGACATCGCCGTCGGCATCGTCATGGCGCAGAACCGGTGCAGCCAGGAGACGGCCGTCCGCATCCTCACCGATGCTTCGAGCCACAGCAACGTGAAGCTTCGCGACATCGCCGCGTCGCTGGTGAATTCGGTGGGAGGCGCGGAGGCCCGCACCCACTTCGAGGAGCCCGGGAAAGTTCAGGCGGGCTAG
- a CDS encoding CoA-binding protein, with translation MSTTDRTWEGPTAPERLNLLRQAKSIAIVGASDKPSRASYFVATYLQSSTRYKVYFVNPVVKEILGQPTYASLADLPESPDIVDVFRKHDDLPGVLGEAIAAGARTLWLQLGSWHEDVAKEAEAAGLDVVMDRCVKIEHARFHGGLHLAGFDTGVISSKRQVLA, from the coding sequence ATGAGCACGACGGACCGCACCTGGGAAGGCCCCACAGCTCCGGAGCGCCTGAACCTGCTCCGGCAGGCGAAGTCCATTGCGATCGTGGGCGCCTCCGACAAGCCGTCCCGGGCCAGCTACTTTGTGGCCACGTACCTGCAGTCGTCCACGCGCTACAAGGTGTACTTCGTGAACCCGGTGGTGAAGGAAATCCTGGGCCAGCCGACGTACGCCTCGCTGGCGGACCTGCCGGAGAGCCCGGACATCGTGGACGTCTTCCGCAAGCACGACGACCTGCCGGGCGTCCTGGGCGAAGCCATCGCTGCCGGCGCCAGGACGCTGTGGCTGCAGCTGGGTTCGTGGCATGAGGACGTGGCGAAGGAAGCGGAAGCCGCCGGTCTCGACGTCGTCATGGACCGCTGCGTCAAGATCGAGCATGCACGCTTCCACGGCGGCCTTCACCTGGCCGGCTTCGACACCGGCGTGATCTCCTCGAAGCGGCAGGTGCTGGCGTAG
- a CDS encoding adenylosuccinate synthase: MPAIVIVGAQWGDEGKGKATDLLGGRVDYVVKPNGGNNAGHTVVVGGEKYELKLLPAGILSPNAVPIIGNGCVVNLEALFQEIDGLEARGADTSKLRISANAHLVAPYHQVLDKVTERFLGSRAIGTTGRGIGPAYMDKVARLGIRVQDVFDESILRQKVEGSLRQKNELLVKVYNRRGILVDEIVDYFLSFAERLRPLVIDSTLVLNTALDEGKVVLMEGGQATFLDVDHGTYPFVTSSNPTAGGASVGSGIGPTRISRSIGIIKAYTTRVGAGPFPTELFDEMGIYLQKTGGEFGVNTGRPRRCGWYDAVLARHASRVNGFTDYFVTKLDVLTGIEQIPVCVAYDVDGVRHDEMPMTQTEFHHAKPIFEYFEGWTEDITGARTLADLPENARNYVLALEKLSGTRFSAIGVGPDRDQTIVVNDLIND, translated from the coding sequence ATGCCAGCAATCGTGATCGTCGGAGCCCAATGGGGCGACGAAGGCAAAGGTAAGGCCACTGACCTGCTCGGCGGCCGCGTCGACTACGTCGTGAAGCCGAACGGCGGCAACAACGCCGGACACACCGTCGTCGTGGGCGGTGAGAAGTATGAGCTTAAGCTCCTTCCTGCCGGCATCCTGAGCCCGAACGCAGTTCCGATCATCGGCAACGGCTGTGTGGTGAACCTTGAGGCCCTGTTCCAGGAGATCGACGGCCTGGAAGCCCGCGGCGCGGACACCTCCAAGCTGCGCATCTCCGCGAACGCCCACCTCGTGGCGCCCTACCACCAGGTGCTGGACAAGGTCACGGAGCGTTTCCTTGGCAGCCGTGCCATCGGCACCACCGGCCGCGGCATCGGCCCCGCGTACATGGACAAGGTGGCCCGCCTCGGCATCCGAGTGCAGGACGTCTTTGACGAATCCATCCTGCGCCAGAAGGTGGAAGGCTCGCTGCGCCAGAAGAACGAGCTCCTGGTCAAGGTCTACAACCGCCGCGGCATCCTTGTGGACGAGATCGTCGACTATTTCCTCTCCTTCGCGGAACGGCTGCGCCCGCTGGTCATCGACAGCACGCTGGTGCTGAACACCGCCCTGGATGAGGGCAAGGTGGTGCTCATGGAGGGCGGCCAGGCCACGTTCCTGGACGTGGACCACGGCACGTACCCGTTCGTGACGTCCTCCAACCCGACCGCCGGCGGCGCCTCCGTGGGCTCCGGCATCGGCCCCACCCGCATCTCGCGCTCCATCGGCATCATCAAGGCCTACACCACGCGTGTGGGCGCCGGCCCGTTCCCCACCGAACTCTTCGATGAGATGGGCATCTACCTGCAGAAGACCGGCGGTGAGTTCGGCGTCAACACCGGCCGGCCGCGTCGCTGCGGCTGGTACGACGCCGTCCTGGCCCGCCACGCTTCCCGCGTCAACGGCTTCACGGACTACTTCGTCACCAAGCTGGACGTCCTCACGGGCATCGAGCAGATCCCGGTGTGCGTCGCGTACGACGTCGACGGCGTCCGGCACGACGAAATGCCCATGACCCAGACCGAGTTCCACCACGCCAAGCCCATCTTCGAGTACTTCGAGGGCTGGACCGAGGACATCACCGGAGCCCGCACGCTGGCCGATCTGCCCGAGAACGCCCGCAACTACGTCCTGGCCCTCGAGAAGCTCTCCGGCACGCGGTTCTCGGCGATCGGCGTGGGCCCGGACCGGGACCAGACCATCGTTGTCAACGATCTGATCAACGACTGA
- a CDS encoding uracil-DNA glycosylase, which yields MTALATESFREQLLSRRYEPNVAAVNELCDALQGTKPGTQVPYVDPMHDVDECRIISLYSNIGTASPSGFITPGDDDAATRMLGVQWKLGLRPEFIMPWNVHPWHTAGEPNGKFTPDQISAGLKPLLKFLALVPRASVIVAHGTEANRLAGLLLKTEVPLLWRRGLKTYKVRSLSGRAFAGTPARQQQYLDEMHVVYADAMARTGLAKAAS from the coding sequence ATGACAGCCTTGGCTACTGAATCTTTCCGTGAACAACTCCTGAGCCGCCGTTACGAACCCAATGTCGCCGCTGTTAATGAATTGTGCGACGCCCTGCAGGGCACCAAGCCGGGCACCCAGGTTCCTTATGTCGACCCCATGCACGACGTCGACGAATGCCGCATCATCAGCCTCTACTCCAACATCGGCACCGCCTCCCCGTCGGGCTTCATCACCCCGGGCGACGACGACGCCGCCACCCGCATGCTCGGTGTGCAGTGGAAGCTCGGCCTCCGGCCGGAGTTCATCATGCCCTGGAACGTGCACCCGTGGCACACCGCCGGCGAACCGAACGGCAAGTTCACCCCTGACCAGATCTCCGCCGGCCTGAAGCCGCTGCTGAAGTTCCTGGCCCTGGTGCCGCGTGCCTCGGTGATCGTCGCCCACGGCACGGAGGCCAACCGGCTCGCGGGCCTGCTGCTTAAGACCGAGGTCCCGCTACTTTGGCGCCGCGGCCTGAAGACCTACAAGGTCCGCTCCCTCAGCGGCCGCGCCTTCGCGGGAACGCCCGCGCGGCAGCAGCAGTACCTCGATGAAATGCACGTGGTATACGCCGACGCGATGGCCCGCACGGGCCTGGCCAAGGCCGCCAGCTAG